The segment GCTCTGTGCAGGTCCGTACACACCTCTGCAGGGGCAGCCTCTCCTCTGGCCGCAGGGCGAGCTGCCCAAGCCGTGCTGCCCAAAGCGCTGCCCCGAGCCGCCGAATCTGCGCCTCCGCGGAGCGCTCAGCCGGGCAGCGCCCGCCCGGGACACGAGATCGTCCCTTTTCCAGCCGGGGCCCCTTTTTCTATCGGGCAGCGTGGACTCCTTGTGCTGAAAACGAAACTGCGGCGGATAAAACCCACAAAGCCAAGCTGAATCCCGAAGCTGCAGGAGCGGGGAGCGCGGTGGGGCACGCCGCGATTCTGCGCCCCGCAACAGCTCGGAGAGCTTCTCCCTTCCTCGacaaagtaattaaaaattcTGCTGTAGCCAGGAACCCTCACTCAATTCTCTCCGGGTCCCAGTGGACCAGGCAAGTTTGGCAGAAGCCGGGTGCTGCCACGGGTCTGTATTCCGGCTTTCTTGTATTTccgattgattttttttttttccactcggCGTGTTTTGAAGTTTACGATACCAAATCAAAACTGACACATTCTGGTACTGGCTGttgctcagagaaaaaaaaaatttaaaaaaatcacagaataccCCACAAAGActtaagcattaaaaaaaaaatcataacttTTACCGTTCAACATATTTAAATTCGTTTATACTGGCCTAGagggaagaacagaaaatataattaatattaatattattattattttcaaaaagaaGGAACTATAATTCAATTCAAGACTTGTCAACACTCCCTTACACTGAGAGAAAAACGCTGACTTTCACGGAAAACAATTCCCGAAATTTCGCCACCGCTGGaaggacaaacaaaaaaaaattaaatatattttcaagtcTTTTCGAAAGTCTTTAGCTGGTGGTAAATTGAATTTATATTTTCATCACTGTCCGCAATTAATGTATCAGGACACGTTGTCTTTCAGTTTGGAGACTATTTTCTTATCCTTCACCCTCCTGTTCTGAAACCAAATGGTAACTTGTCTCTCAGACAGGTTTGTGGCTGCGGATATCCTTCGCCTCTTGTCCTTGTTAATGAACTTGTTAATGGCATATTCATTCTCGAGTTCTTTAAGCTGCAGTTTTGTGTACGGCACTCGCTTCTTCCTCCCGCGCCGGTAGACACACATATCGGGCTGGTTTAGTGCAACGTCCCCTATTGTAAAAGACATGATgtgaaaaatcagaattttattACAGGCTTTTAAAGCTTAACCGATACTTGTCGGGCACTGGCTTTCATGGGCAAATAAATAATGCCGGGTTGTTTAcagtttattattatttacacTGCCACATTATTTGCACTCTAGTAAAGCACCACCAAAACTTTGATGGACTGTCATCACTTTTGAGGCATGCATCGCTAACCGAGCATGCAGGGCGGTGGGGCATTGGCTGGGGGCTGAGAGCGGCTCGGGGCTGGCAGAGCGCACACAGAAATCGCTTTGGTGAGAGTTTCCCGGGTTTGTTTGCATGTGGTTTGTGCCTCTGTGCCCTCACTGCTCGCGGTCTCTTAAGTGCTCTGGGGCCGCCGGATCAGTCGCCAGCCGGAGAGGCAGAGGAGAGCAAGCCTTCGAGCCACGGTCCTGCAAACTTCAAACGCGACTATAAACCCGGGCACCGAGGGAAGCAGCGGGAGAAGGAGCCCGAGGCCGGCCCGGCGCTCGCGGCCcgggggccgggtggcctggcgCTGGCGGCGGGGAGGTTTTGGGTCAGTCCCGCGGGTATGGAAAGCAGAGGGTGAGGATTTTCTCGGGGGTAGACGGCCGAGGGGAGAGTGAGAAAAAGAGAACATCCACCGCCCCCACCCTGCTCTCTGCGTGTCTGTGCAGCGTGTCCAGCTCGGCAGGCCGCCCCTGCAGCCCGGGGGCGGGGGAGGGGACGGGAAGGCGGAGGAGGCGCGGGGGTGTTCTGCTCAGACCATTTCTCCCCCTCTCGTACCTGGAAAGGACGATTTCCAGAAGTGTGAGCTCTGTGTCTGATCTTTGGCACAGTAAACCTGACTATTCCAGCCATTAGCCAGAGTCCAAGACTGATAGCCCTCCATTGATATGTATGTTTCGTGTCTCGGTTCCCCAGAGCCAAACGTTGAGACCATGTCTATGTACCCAGGAACGTGCTGGTAGGGGGTTGTATAGCCCTGGTAGAAGGACACTTCCTTCGCCCTGGAGGAGACTTCATTGGCGGGGACACTGGAGCTGGTCAAGCTGGAGACGTCCATGTACTTTTCCACGGGAAAGCCGCCAATGGAGGCGTGGGGGGGAGACTTCAGGGCGTTTTGCTGTATCCCAACCCCGTGGGACATCCTGCAGCTATAGTATCCATTGCCAAAGTGATACCCATAGCCCAgcgcgggggcggcggccgGCGTGGTGGAGCCCGGGCAGTCCTTGGTCGGGGGCTCGGGCCTCGCCGCCGCCCCCGGGCGCTCCCCTCCGCCGGCGTAGGCAAAAcccgaggcggcggcggcggcggcggcggcggcggccgctcgGCCCGTGTGCGCCGCCCCGAAAACGGGCGAGGAGAGAAAATTACGGCACTGCCCGggggctccgccgccgccgctgccgccgccgccgccgccgctgctgtCGCCGCGCAGTCCGTCCATCTCCCAGCTCGCTGCTTTGCTCATGGCCTTGCACatcgcgggcggcggcggcggcggctcggTCCCCGGCCGGGCATGATGCGGATGGTTATTTGCCTCCAACAGGTTGGATCCTGGCGGTACGTTTATAAAAACGAAGTCCAGGTTGGGAGGGGGGaccggggcgggggcggccggcCCCAGATTAGTTTGCCTCAGCCCGGGGGGCTGCTCATAGGCTGCCGTCGGAACATGTGACCCTCCCGCTGCCCGCACTGCCCCTTTCGCCTCGCAGCCCCCCGGTCGGCACCGACGGCGCCCCCACCCTCTACTCCcacccccgccccgccgccgcgctcccgccccgccACGGCCCCGGCGCTGGAGCGGGGGGAGATGGGGCGGGCGAGCAGCGGTGATGCCCCTCCGGACCAACCTAGGCCCCCGGTGCTTCATCTCCCCCTTCCTCCTGCTCGCGGCTTCAAAAAGGCCAGCCGAGTACCACTGGACCTTTTGAGGCCGCCGGCAGGGGCCTTTTTTACAGCCACGGACAGGGGTCTCACCGGATCCACAGCGAGACCTTCTCCAGTTCATTGTTGCCTCTGCAAGAGGGGAAAAACCCCAGTACAGTCTTTGCATTCCATCCTCCCCGCCTCCCTTCTTCCCGGCGATATATGGAGTAGATGGGCTTTGTTCTATGGGAAAAGGGGTCCCCCGGCTTCACTGAACTGTCGGTCCCTGGGAGAACCCTCCTTTTAACCACCCCCCCTTGCCCACCCCACCCCCGATATTGCTGCCGGCTAGGAAAAAGCACGGGGTCTGTGCGCAGCGCAAGACGGTAAACCTGGCGCTCATTAGATGTGGCTTTTCCCGTGCAGTGTCAGTCCATGTCGCGGTAAGGCAGCCTGGTCAGAGCGCAGAGTTTGCTTACGCTGACGGCTGTTC is part of the Passer domesticus isolate bPasDom1 chromosome 10, bPasDom1.hap1, whole genome shotgun sequence genome and harbors:
- the HOXD13 gene encoding homeobox protein Hox-D13 gives rise to the protein MCKAMSKAASWEMDGLRGDSSGGGGGGSGGGGAPGQCRNFLSSPVFGAAHTGRAAAAAAAAAAASGFAYAGGGERPGAAARPEPPTKDCPGSTTPAAAPALGYGYHFGNGYYSCRMSHGVGIQQNALKSPPHASIGGFPVEKYMDVSSLTSSSVPANEVSSRAKEVSFYQGYTTPYQHVPGYIDMVSTFGSGEPRHETYISMEGYQSWTLANGWNSQVYCAKDQTQSSHFWKSSFPGDVALNQPDMCVYRRGRKKRVPYTKLQLKELENEYAINKFINKDKRRRISAATNLSERQVTIWFQNRRVKDKKIVSKLKDNVS